Below is a window of Picosynechococcus sp. PCC 7002 DNA.
CCAAATGATTTTGATCTATTGCTTGTGGAAAATGTAGGAAATCTCGTTTGTCCCGCCGAATTTGAAGTGGGTGAACATGCAAAAATTGCGCTCCTTAGTGTGACGGAAGGAGAAGATAAACCCCTCAAATATCCCGTTATGTTCCAAGAAGCGGACTGTTTATTGGTTACAAAAATTGACCTGGTTCCCTATCTAAACATTGATGTCCAACGGATTATTGATCATGTCCGCCAAATGAATTCCCACGCGACGATTATCCCCGTTTCTGCCCAGACTGGGGAAGGTTTAGAAACTTGGTATGACTGGGTTAAAAAAAGTTGTCATCGGGAAGATGTAATGAAAGTTACAGCATAATTTGTCCGAAAACAGGATAAACAACAGGCAAGGTGCGATCGCCTTTTAATTGATCCCTTGCGTTTATTCTTGTCATTTTCCTATGCTAAAACTGCCTAGTCTTCTGATCCGACCGGCGCTATTTTGTGCGGGTCTTGCCTTGACCATCGGCTGCCAAAGTACACCGCCCACAACAACAGGTGAAACTCCGGAAACTCCAACAGCGGAAACAGAAACAATTACCCTTGGTTTTAGCGCATGGCCCGGTTGGTTTCCTTGGCAAATTGCCGCAGAAAAAGGCCTATTTGAAGCGAATGGCGTTGATGTAAACTTGACTTGGTTTGATGGTTATTTAGATTCAATTAATGCTTTTGCGGCGGGACAGCTAGACGCAAATACCCAAACCCTGAATGACACGATTAGTTCAGTGGCAGCGGGTTCTGAACAAGTGATTGTTCTGGTGAATGATAACTCCACAGGGAATGATCAAATTATTGTCAGCGAAGGCATTAATAGTATTGAGGATTTACAGGGAAAAACCATCGCCATTGAAGAGGGCACCGTCGATCATTTTCTCCTATTGCTGGCACTCCAGGAAGCTGGCCTTGGCCCCGATGATGTGATTATCAAACCCCTAGAAACGGGGGCCGCCGCTGCTGCATTTGTCGCTGGTCAGGTGGATGCGGTGGGAGCCTTTGCCCCTTTTACGACCCAGGCTTTAGAGCGGGAAGGCAGTAAAATCCTCATTTCTTCGGCAGATTTTCCGGGGGCAATTCCGGATCATTTGGTGGTCAGTCGTGAGCTAATTCAAAATAATCCCGAAGCGGTTCAAGGGTTAGTGGATACTTGGTTTGCGGTGCTAGATTTCATTGAAGAAAATCCAGAGGAAGCCCTGGAAATCATGGCGGCGCGAGCCAATGTTTCCGTCGAAGAATATCAAGAATATGATGCGGGAACGACAATTTTTAGCCTTGAAGATAACCTAATAGCCTTTGATTCTACAGAAGAAAGCATGATCTCCCTGAACTACGCCGCCCAGGAAATTAATACTTTCTTGGTGGATGCGGGGTTAATTGAGGCGCCAGCGGATCTCAGTGGTTTATTTGACCCTTCTTTCGTTAAAGCCTACGCAGAAAAACAGTAGCTTTTTGCATCCCTCGGTCTTCTCACTCCGGGGGATTTTTAAAATCCATTATTTTGGCGATCGCCATGACTAAAGCGCCCGTTATCAAACCCTCTTTCCGGATGCTCAAGCCCTCTTTATTTTGGGATATCACCTCTGGAATTCCCCCAAAGTTACGTTGGCTGTTGATGTCTGCCTCGATTCTGTTGCCTCTCATTTTGTGGGGGATTATCTCCAGTCAGGGCTGGGTTAAACCGCTCTTTCTACCCACCCCCATGGCTGTCTGGGAGGCGATCACCAATTTGTGGGCCAGCGGCGACCTGCAAAAAGACATTATTTACAGCGTTTTGCGGGTGCTGACGGGGTTTAGCCTCGCGGTCATCATTTCGATTCCTTTGGGCATTTTGATGGGGGCCTTTGCCAGTATCCGGGCGCTGTGTGAACCGATCATCGGCATTGTCCGCTATATGCCGGCCCCCGCTTTTATTCCCTTATTGGTTTTATATTTCGGCGTCGGGGAAATTCCCAAGGTTTTATTGATTTTTATTGGCACCCTTTTCTTCAATACTTTGATGATTATGGATGCCGTAAAATTTGTCCCCAAAGAACTGATTGAGGCCACCTACACCCTGGGGGGAAATCGACCCCAAATCGTGATCAAAGTGATTTTTCCCTACATTTTGCCCAAAATCATTGACGCTGGCCGGGTGAATATCGCCGCCTCCTGGAACCTAGTAATCGTCTCAGAATTGGTGGCCGCCACAGAAGGGCTAGGCAGGCGCATTAGTGTCGCCCAAAGATTTTTAAATACTGACCAAATTTTCGCTGGCTTAATTGTGATTGGCCTAATTGGCCTCCTCATTGACCTCTGTTTTATTTGGCTCCAAAGATTCCTCTGCCGCTGGTCTCTCGACTAGAAACATCATGCATTTAGAAGTTGATCAAGTCCATAAATTTTTCCAAACTCGCCACGGAAAAATTACGGCTCTCCAAAATATTAGTCTCCACGTCGAGGGAGGCGAATTTGTTTGTGTAGTTGGGGCGTCCGGTTCGGGGAAATCTACCCTCTTGAGGATCATTGCGGGCCTCGAAACCCAAAGTGCTGGTAAGGTGACTGTCGATCAACAAGAAATTATTGGGCCTGGGGCCGACCGGGGCATGGTCTTTCAACGCTATACCCTTTATCCTTGGCTTTCTGTTTTGGATAATGTCACCTTTGGCTTGAAATTGCAGGGGGTGCCGAAAAAAGAGCGTTACGAACGGGCCTATTACTATCTCAATGTGGTCGGTTTAGGGCCATTCCAAGAAGCACTGCCAAAACAGCTTTCTGGGGGGATGAAACAACGGGTGGCGATCGCCCGCGCCCTCGCTTCCCAACCAAAGATTTTGTTAATGGATGAACCCTTTGGGGCCTTGGATGTTCTCACCAAAGAAAATATGCAGCAATTTCTCCTAGAAATTTGGGAGCAAACCGAAATCAGTATTCTCTTGATTACCCACGATGTCGAAGAAGCCATTTTTCTCGGTCAACGGATCTATGTCATGGCCGCCCATCCGGGACGTATCAAAGAAGAATTAAAGGTAGATTTTTCCCACCACCATGGCGACGAAATTAAGCGATCGCCGGAATTTATTGATTACAAATACCATGTGATGCAACTAATGCGTGAAGTCCCCATAGAAGCAGTACAGACCCCATAAAATGCAAAGCTATCTTGCGTAATTAACCCAAAAACCAAGAATTTGCCTGGTTACTGCTATCGTTAACTAAATTCGTCCCAAAAAAGGCGCGATCACCATGAGTGAACAACCGAATTTTCGTCCCCCCAGTGAAGCCCAAGCAGCCCTCGAAAAAGAATCTCACCTCCCCCTCACCGGTTGGCAACAGGAAGTAGACCGGGGCCTGGAATACGGCCTCGAAGCCGCCGCCAGTATCAAAGACCGCAGCATTCCCACCTTTTCCCGAGGAGAACTGCCCCACTATGCCGGGATCAATACTTTCCTAAAGGCCCCTTATCTCGAAGATGTCCGCAAGGTTGGTGAATATGACGTGGCCATCCTTGGCGTCCCCCACGACTCTGGCACCACCTATCGCCCCGGCACTCGCTTTGGCCCCCAGGGGATTCGGCGGATCTCGGCTCTCTATACCCCCTACAACTTTGAGATGGGCATTGATCTGCGGGAGCAAATTACCCTTTGTGATGTGGGGGATGTCTTTACGATTCCGGCCAATAACGAAAAATCCTTTGATCAAATTTCTAAAGGGGTCGCCCATGTGTTTAGTTCCGGTGCTTTCCCGATTATTCTCGGCGGCGACCATTCCATTGGCTTTCCCACGGTGCGGGGGGTTTGTCGGCATTTAGGCGATAAAAAAGTAGGCATTATTCACTTTGACCGCCATGTGGATACCCAGGAAACAGATTTAGACGAGCGGATGCACACCTGTCCTTGGTTCCATGCCACCAATATGGCCAATGCTCCCGCCAAAAATCTGGTGCAGTTGGGGATTGGCGGTTGGCAGGTGCCCCGGCAAGGGGTCAAGGTTTGTCGAGAACGGGCGACCAATATTCTCACGGTGACTGATATTACCGAAATGGGTATCGATGCGGCGGCGGAGTTTGCCCTGGAGCGTGCCCTAGATGGTACCGATTGTGTTTACATCAGCTTTGACATTGACTGCATTGATGCGGGATTTGTCCCCGGCACAGGTTGGCCAGAACCAGGCGGTTTATTGCCCAGGGAAGCCCTCGCTCTCCTCGGTAAAATCGTCCGGAAGGCCCCCGTCTGTGGTTTGGAAATCGTCGAAGTTTCACCGCCCTACGACATTAGCGATATCACGTCCCTGATGGCGACCCGCGTGATTTGTGATACCATGGCCCACCTCGTTTTATCTGGTCAGCTACCCCGCAAAGAAAAGCCCGCCTACATTCACCCCGAAGCAAATATGGCAGTGGATCAGGCTTGGACTTAAACTTTGAGGAAGAGTGTTCTGTTTTCTTAGCGGCAAAGCATAATCTTTGTCTGTGTTTTCTAGAGTAATTGTTTGCGATGAAGTATTTGACCCTTGGCAGTTGTGTGTTTTTGGGGTTGGCGATCGCCCCCGTTGCCACCCTTGCCCACCATGACCCTGCACCCACCGTAGCCCACCACCAACCCACTACCCAGATCAGCCACCACCAGCCCAGCACCCAAACGGCCAAAGTCCGGGCCATTGACTGGGAAACAACCCCAGGAATGCTTGGTCTGCGGAGCCAAATAGGCCAGACCCTCAACGTGATTTGTCCGGCGGGACAACCCACAGAAAAAATTTGGGGCACGGATATCTACAGTGATGGCTCATCGATTTGTACGGCGGCTGTCCACGCAGGCCTGGTAGAACCAACTACTGGGGGCAATGTGACGGTCAAAGTGCTGGGTTCCCAAACGGATTTTGTCGGCACAGAACGCAACGGCATTACAACCTCTAGTTATGGGCCTTGGGGTGGCAGTTTCGAGGTGGAATAGTTGTTGATGTTTCCGAAAAAGAATTGGCTCCGTAGGATGTACGGGGCTTTCTTTGATCACAAAAAAGGGGACAACTCACAAGCGTCCCCATGATTCATTCATTTGTTGGTTCGGGGAAATATGTCCCAGGCCAAAATTTACTCTGCTAACCAGCGCACAGCGTCTTTAGCGTGGTAGGTGAGAATCAAATCTGCGCCCGCCCGTTTAAAGCTCGTGAGGGTTTCGAGGACGACTTTTTTCTCGTCAATCCAACCGTTTAAGGCGGCGGCTTTGACCATGGAATATTCTCCAGACACGTTGTAGGCGGCGACGGGCAGGTTGGTCATTTCCTTGACCCGCCAAATGATGTCCATGTAGGCGAGGGCCGGTTTGACCATGACGAAATCTACCCCTTCGAGGATGTCGAGTTCCACTTCCTTGAGGGCTTCGCGGCCATTACCCGGATCCATTTGGTAGGTGCGGCGATCGCCAAATTGGGGAGCAGATTCGGCCACATCCCGAAAGGGGCCATAGTAAGCCGAGGCATATTTTGCGGAATAGCCCATGATCGGAATATTCGTAAAACCAGCTTCATCTAAACCTTCACGAATCGCGGCGACGAAACCATCCATCATCCCCGAAGGCGCGATAATATCCGCGCCAGCTTTGGCCTGGGATACAGCGGTTTTTTTCAGCAGTTCAAGGGTGGGATCATTTAAGACGCGTCCGGTTAAGTCTCCGGTTTGCAGGTAACCGCAGTGACCGTGGGGCGTATATTCACACAGACAAGTGTCATTAATGACTGTCATTTCAGGAATTGCTTCCTTGATCGCCGTGGTTGCCTTTTGGACAATGCCGCAATCGTGCCAGGCTCCGGTTGCATCGTTATCTTTTTCGGGGGGAATGCCAAACAAAATCACCGCCGGAATGCCCAGTTCCCAAACTTCCTTGGCCTCGGTGACGATCTTATCGATGGACAGTTGATAAACACCGGGCATCGACTTTACTTCATTGGCGATCGCCTCTCCGGGCACTGCAAAGAGGGGATAGATCAAATCATTGGCCGTAAAGGTATTTTCCCGCACCATGCGGCGAAGCGACTCACTTTGGCGAAGGCGACGGGGGCGGCTAGAAGGGAACATAGTTGGCAAAAATAAAATCCAGATGAAAAATTGCTTCTGAATAGTTTAGGCGATCGCTCCCTTTCCTTTACTGAAACGTAACAGTCCTCAATGATTAGCAATCTTTGGCTTGGCCTAGAGGGTTTTCGCCCACTCTCGAATGGCACAGCAGGTGGCCCAACCTCTCAATGGTCTATTTTCAAGAATGACCCTAAAATCGAAAATCGCCTTTTTGCTTTGATCAATCTCAGTGCCAGGGTCACTATACTAAGGCTAATCACTCCCCGGAAAAAATCCAGAAGCTTATGCAGAGGTTATTGTTTACGATGGAAATGAAGTCTGTACAATATCTGGATAACCACCTTATATGGATGTCGTCTGCATAACATCCCCAGTAGGAATTTTATACGGAATTCTTCCAAATAAAAGTGCTATGAGGCATTTTAGATGGACTTTTTCCGCATAATCACTAGTTAGGTTGCTTAAAATATCGGTGAGGACATAGCGAGAGGTTGTCTGGTGGTGCTTAATGTTCAAGAGTGCGAACAAATTATCTCGGAAATTGAATATAAACAGGATATTCGCAAGTATCCAGATAATCTCCGTAGAGGGCAATTCAAATCAGGTTGGGAAGATGCAGTTATTCGTCAACGGATTTATTCGCCAATCACTCTTCAAAGACTAACTTGGCGTAACTTGGGCTATCGGACAGGAGTACGTTTTGGTGATAAGTCAGTAGATGAGATCAATCGGATTTTTGAACTGTTTGCCCGACATTACAAAAGCGTAAGAGGTATTGACCCTTCATCTTGGCAAAGTGACATAGAGCAATGGGTCGCAAAACATCGAAAACTACCTAACACCCTAAGTAGAGACTTAGTAAGATTTTTTGATCTAGTTTTTGAACATACGCAGCATCCAGATGAAGCGTGGTTTGGAGTTCATGAACAAACAGTGAGCTTAGTGGTGGGTGGCATATTTTTGGCTGCAATCAATCTGTCTAATCCTGATTATGGTATTTGGGTGCTTTTAGACCAAAATCCGGTAGTCATTCCTAAAGTTGATTATAAGCCTGTTAAATCTACGCAAAAGTACGATCCTCTTACTTGGGCACATCTAGATGATATTACAGATGTTAGTGCCTTGCTTGAAAGTTCTGAATTTTGGTTGTCTTACTCAAACGCATCCACCAAAATTCTAAATTCACCAATTTCCCGTACTCGTAGTGTAGAGTTTCAGCAAAGCAGACATAAACGTCGCCTAAACAAGTTTTGGAGTAATCAGCTTGAGAATCAGGATGACCTAGCGGAGTTGCGAGACGAGCGACAAAGAATTGAAGCAGAAGGATACTTTAACGTTGAGAATCTAGAGGATGCAAGAAGAAGAGTCACAGCTTCTATTGTGCAACGCCAAGGGCAATCTGAGTTTCGTCGTAAGCTACTTACTGCTTATGCTGGTCGGTGCGCTATTTCTGGCTGTGATGCAGAACCAGCAATAGAAGCGGCGCATATCTTTCCCTATCAAGGTACTCAAACTAATCACATCACAAATGGGTTACCACTAAGAGCGGATATACACACTTTATTTGATCTATATTTGCTATCGGTTCAGCCAGATACTTATGAAGTAATAGTTGCCCCAGAACTTATTGAAACCTGTTATCAGGAACTTTTTGGTAAGAAGCTCATTTTGCCAAAGGATACGTTTGCATTACCTAATAGCGAGGCACTCAGAAAGCATTATGAAAACTTCTTGCAGAAGCATAATCAGGGAGAGTAGCCGCAACCTAACACATCACGGTAGCGGACGGACGAAAGCCACTGGTGCTTAGTTCGATGTTATCTGCCGCCGCTGCGTTTTGCCGTTAACATTACAAAGCACAAGGCGAGAGAGCATCCTGTCAATCACCTCTCGATTTGAGAAATTAATCTATTAAGTGTTTCACATTGGCGATAATGATTGATGGTTTAAGGATTACAGGGTTTTTGCCCACTCCCGAATGGCGCGGCGGATCGCCCGACGACCTAAGGGACGATTTTCTTCGATCAAAGCCATCATTTTTGTCACTGAAATTTGCGGCAGGGCCAAACTCGTTTCTGAAACGCGATATTCTCCCTGGTCAAGGAGATAAATGGTTATTTTGCCATCCTCATAGCTCCAAATTTCCGGCACTCCTAACCGTGCATAGATGGGAAACCGTTCTAAAGAGCGGCTTGTCAGTTCAATTTCTAAAGCCAAATCGGGAGGCGGATCTTTAGCGAGGTCATAGTCCAACTGGCCCCGGATCAAGGGTTCATGCTGGAAGTAAAAACAATTGTCCGGTTCTAAACCTGCTTTGGCCGCCGGTTTGCGCCAGGTGGTTGAGCCGAGACTTTCATAATCAATTTCTAGTTCATCGGCGCAATCTTTGATCGCATCACCGATCGCCTCTTTATAAAATTCATGTTCAGGGAGG
It encodes the following:
- a CDS encoding LCCL domain-containing protein; this encodes MKYLTLGSCVFLGLAIAPVATLAHHDPAPTVAHHQPTTQISHHQPSTQTAKVRAIDWETTPGMLGLRSQIGQTLNVICPAGQPTEKIWGTDIYSDGSSICTAAVHAGLVEPTTGGNVTVKVLGSQTDFVGTERNGITTSSYGPWGGSFEVE
- a CDS encoding HNH endonuclease; the protein is MVLNVQECEQIISEIEYKQDIRKYPDNLRRGQFKSGWEDAVIRQRIYSPITLQRLTWRNLGYRTGVRFGDKSVDEINRIFELFARHYKSVRGIDPSSWQSDIEQWVAKHRKLPNTLSRDLVRFFDLVFEHTQHPDEAWFGVHEQTVSLVVGGIFLAAINLSNPDYGIWVLLDQNPVVIPKVDYKPVKSTQKYDPLTWAHLDDITDVSALLESSEFWLSYSNASTKILNSPISRTRSVEFQQSRHKRRLNKFWSNQLENQDDLAELRDERQRIEAEGYFNVENLEDARRRVTASIVQRQGQSEFRRKLLTAYAGRCAISGCDAEPAIEAAHIFPYQGTQTNHITNGLPLRADIHTLFDLYLLSVQPDTYEVIVAPELIETCYQELFGKKLILPKDTFALPNSEALRKHYENFLQKHNQGE
- the hypB gene encoding hydrogenase nickel incorporation protein HypB, which produces MHQTFDAALGVNLLHANQDLADHNREHFDAWGLTCLNVMSSPGAGKTVLLEKTLAALRDDLKMAVIEGDMTTELDADRLRQYGVPVIPINTGRSCHLDAKMVSGGLHRLEQEYNPNDFDLLLVENVGNLVCPAEFEVGEHAKIALLSVTEGEDKPLKYPVMFQEADCLLVTKIDLVPYLNIDVQRIIDHVRQMNSHATIIPVSAQTGEGLETWYDWVKKSCHREDVMKVTA
- a CDS encoding ABC transporter permease, with the protein product MTKAPVIKPSFRMLKPSLFWDITSGIPPKLRWLLMSASILLPLILWGIISSQGWVKPLFLPTPMAVWEAITNLWASGDLQKDIIYSVLRVLTGFSLAVIISIPLGILMGAFASIRALCEPIIGIVRYMPAPAFIPLLVLYFGVGEIPKVLLIFIGTLFFNTLMIMDAVKFVPKELIEATYTLGGNRPQIVIKVIFPYILPKIIDAGRVNIAASWNLVIVSELVAATEGLGRRISVAQRFLNTDQIFAGLIVIGLIGLLIDLCFIWLQRFLCRWSLD
- a CDS encoding ABC transporter substrate-binding protein; protein product: MLKLPSLLIRPALFCAGLALTIGCQSTPPTTTGETPETPTAETETITLGFSAWPGWFPWQIAAEKGLFEANGVDVNLTWFDGYLDSINAFAAGQLDANTQTLNDTISSVAAGSEQVIVLVNDNSTGNDQIIVSEGINSIEDLQGKTIAIEEGTVDHFLLLLALQEAGLGPDDVIIKPLETGAAAAAFVAGQVDAVGAFAPFTTQALEREGSKILISSADFPGAIPDHLVVSRELIQNNPEAVQGLVDTWFAVLDFIEENPEEALEIMAARANVSVEEYQEYDAGTTIFSLEDNLIAFDSTEESMISLNYAAQEINTFLVDAGLIEAPADLSGLFDPSFVKAYAEKQ
- a CDS encoding Uma2 family endonuclease; translation: MLTKQRADRVLLSNISWQQFENILRDLGESRASRVAYCDGALEIMTPLPEHEFYKEAIGDAIKDCADELEIDYESLGSTTWRKPAAKAGLEPDNCFYFQHEPLIRGQLDYDLAKDPPPDLALEIELTSRSLERFPIYARLGVPEIWSYEDGKITIYLLDQGEYRVSETSLALPQISVTKMMALIEENRPLGRRAIRRAIREWAKTL
- the hemB gene encoding porphobilinogen synthase yields the protein MFPSSRPRRLRQSESLRRMVRENTFTANDLIYPLFAVPGEAIANEVKSMPGVYQLSIDKIVTEAKEVWELGIPAVILFGIPPEKDNDATGAWHDCGIVQKATTAIKEAIPEMTVINDTCLCEYTPHGHCGYLQTGDLTGRVLNDPTLELLKKTAVSQAKAGADIIAPSGMMDGFVAAIREGLDEAGFTNIPIMGYSAKYASAYYGPFRDVAESAPQFGDRRTYQMDPGNGREALKEVELDILEGVDFVMVKPALAYMDIIWRVKEMTNLPVAAYNVSGEYSMVKAAALNGWIDEKKVVLETLTSFKRAGADLILTYHAKDAVRWLAE
- a CDS encoding ABC transporter ATP-binding protein, which gives rise to MHLEVDQVHKFFQTRHGKITALQNISLHVEGGEFVCVVGASGSGKSTLLRIIAGLETQSAGKVTVDQQEIIGPGADRGMVFQRYTLYPWLSVLDNVTFGLKLQGVPKKERYERAYYYLNVVGLGPFQEALPKQLSGGMKQRVAIARALASQPKILLMDEPFGALDVLTKENMQQFLLEIWEQTEISILLITHDVEEAIFLGQRIYVMAAHPGRIKEELKVDFSHHHGDEIKRSPEFIDYKYHVMQLMREVPIEAVQTP
- a CDS encoding agmatinase family protein; this translates as MSEQPNFRPPSEAQAALEKESHLPLTGWQQEVDRGLEYGLEAAASIKDRSIPTFSRGELPHYAGINTFLKAPYLEDVRKVGEYDVAILGVPHDSGTTYRPGTRFGPQGIRRISALYTPYNFEMGIDLREQITLCDVGDVFTIPANNEKSFDQISKGVAHVFSSGAFPIILGGDHSIGFPTVRGVCRHLGDKKVGIIHFDRHVDTQETDLDERMHTCPWFHATNMANAPAKNLVQLGIGGWQVPRQGVKVCRERATNILTVTDITEMGIDAAAEFALERALDGTDCVYISFDIDCIDAGFVPGTGWPEPGGLLPREALALLGKIVRKAPVCGLEIVEVSPPYDISDITSLMATRVICDTMAHLVLSGQLPRKEKPAYIHPEANMAVDQAWT